The Hypomesus transpacificus isolate Combined female unplaced genomic scaffold, fHypTra1 scaffold_206, whole genome shotgun sequence genome has a segment encoding these proteins:
- the ddx5 gene encoding probable ATP-dependent RNA helicase DDX5 isoform X1 — MPGFSDRDRGRDRGYGSGPPRFGGGGGGGRGGGGGKFGNPGERLRKKHWNLDELPKFEKNFYQPHPDVTRRSPQEVEQYRRTKTVTVKGRECPNPIMKFHEASFPSYVMDVINKLSWTEPTPIQAQGWPLALSGKDMVGIAQTGSGKTLSYLLPAIVHINHQPFLERGDGPICLVLAPTRELAQQVQQVAAEYGRASRLKSTCIYGGAPKGPQIRDLERGVEICIATPGRLIDFLESGKTNLRRCTYLVLDEADRMLDMGFEPQIRKIVDQIRPDRQTLMWSATWPKEVRQLAEDFLKEYVQINVGALQLSANHNILQIVDVCNDGEKEDKLLRLLEEIMSEKENKTIIFVETKRRCDEITRRMRRDGWPAMGIHGDKSQQERDWVLNEFKYGKAPILIATDVASRGLDVEDVKFVINYDYPNNSEDYIHRIGRTARSQKTGTAYTFFTPNNMRQAGDLVAVLREANQAINPKLLQMAEDRGGRSRGGRGGGFRDDRRDRYSSGGRRDFGGSFRDRDSDRGFDSGAKKVFGTNTQNGGYGSGANGFGGGAGGGGGYGSNGQSSYSSGQTGAFGGQSFQATPFSAQGGGQNGLSHAPFPFPQTPQQPAPPMVPYPMPPQFPQ, encoded by the exons ATGCCAGGATTTTCAGACAGAGATCGTGGTAGAGACAGAGG GTATGGCAGCGGTCCCCCACGGTTTGGCGGTGGCGGTGGAGGCGGCCGGGGAGGCGGGGGTGGAAAATTTGGTAATCCTGGAGAAAGGCTGCGTAAGAAGCACTGGAACCTCGACGAACTACCCAAGTTCGAAAAGAACTTTTACCAACCGCACCCCGATGTCACTCGGAGATCCCCG CAAGAGGTGGAACAGTACAGAAGAACCAAGACTGTCACAGTGAAGGGCAGAGAGTGCCCCAACCCCATCATGAAGTTCCATGAGGCTAGCTTTCCAT CCTACGTGATGGATGTGATCAACAAGCTGAGCTGGACTGAGCCAACCCCCATCCAGGCTCAGGGCTGGCCGCTGGCCCTCAGTGGGAAGGACATGGTGGGCATCGCCCAGACCGGCTCTGGGAAGACCCTCTCT TACCTGCTGCCAGCCATTGTGCACATCAACCACCAGCCCTTCCTGGAGCGTGGAGACGGACCCATC TGCCTGGTGCTTGCCCCCACCAGAGAACTGGCTCAACAGGTCCAGCAGGTGGCAGCAGAGTATGGCCGAGCATCCCGCCTCAAGTCAACATGCATCTATGGAGGGGCGCCCAAGGGACCCCAGATCCGTGAcctggagagag GTGTGGAGATCTGTATCGCTACCCCCGGCAGGCTCATCGACTTCCTGGAGTCTGGGAAGACCAACCTGCGCAGGTGCACATACCTGGTGCTGGACGAGGCCGACAGGATGCTGGACATGGGCTTCGAGCCGCAGATACGGAAGATTGTAGACCAGATCCGT cctgacCGTCAGACCCTCATGTGGAGCGCCACCTGGCCCAAGGAGGTGCGCCAGCTGGCGGAAGACTTCCTGAAGGAGTATGTCCAGATCAACGTGGGTGCTCTGCAACTCAGCGCCAACCACAACATCCTGCAGATTGTAGATGTCTGCAACGACGGCGAGAAGGAGGACAA ACTGCTGCGTCTCCTGGAGGAGATCATGAGCGAGAAGGAGAACAAGACCATCATCTTCGTGGAGACGAAGCGCAGGTGTGATGAGATCaccaggaggatgaggagggatgg TTGGCCAGCAATGGGTATCCATGGTGACAAGagccagcaggagagagactgggtgtTGAATG AGTTCAAGTACGGCAAAGCCCCCATCCTCATCGCCACTGATGTGGCCTCCAGGGGTCTAG ATGTGGAGGACGTGAAGTTTGTCATCAACTACGACTACCCCAACAACTCAGAGGACTATATTCACCGTATCGGCCGGACGGCTCGCAGCCAGAAGACGGGCACTGCCTACACCTTCTTCACGCCCAACAACATGCGCCAGGCAGGGGACCTGGTGGCCGTGCTCCGCGAGGCCAACCAGGCCATCAACCCCAAGCTGCTCCAGATGGCCGAAGACAGAGGAG GGCGTTCAAGGGGAGGCAGAGGTGGCGGGTTTAGAGACGACCGGCGCGACCGCTACTCGTCCGGAGGCAGGCGAGACTTTGGCGGTAGTTTTAGGGATCGGGACAGCGATAGAGGTTTCGACAGCGGAGCAAAGAAGGTGTTTGGCACCAACACACAGAATGGGGGCTACGGCAGCGGGGCTAACGGgtttgggggtggggcagggggcggagggggctACGGGAGCAACGGACAGTCCAGCTACAGCTCTGGCCAGACGGGGGCATTCGGGGGGCAGAGCTTCCAGGCCACGCCCTTCTCTGCGCAGGGGGGTGGGCAGAATGGCCTGAGccatgcccccttccccttcccccagaCTCCTCAGCAGCCTGCCCCCCCCATGGTGCCCTACCCCATGCCCCCACAGTTCCCACAGTAA
- the ddx5 gene encoding probable ATP-dependent RNA helicase DDX5 isoform X2: MPGFSDRDRGRDRGYGSGPPRFGGGGGGGRGGGGGKFGNPGERLRKKHWNLDELPKFEKNFYQPHPDVTRRSPQEVEQYRRTKTVTVKGRECPNPIMKFHEASFPSYVMDVINKLSWTEPTPIQAQGWPLALSGKDMVGIAQTGSGKTLSYLLPAIVHINHQPFLERGDGPICLVLAPTRELAQQVQQVAAEYGRASRLKSTCIYGGAPKGPQIRDLERGVEICIATPGRLIDFLESGKTNLRRCTYLVLDEADRMLDMGFEPQIRKIVDQIRPDRQTLMWSATWPKEVRQLAEDFLKEYVQINVGALQLSANHNILQIVDVCNDGEKEDKLLRLLEEIMSEKENKTIIFVETKRRCDEITRRMRRDGWPAMGIHGDKSQQERDWVLNEFKYGKAPILIATDVASRGLDVEDVKFVINYDYPNNSEDYIHRIGRTARSQKTGTAYTFFTPNNMRQAGDLVAVLREANQAINPKLLQMAEDRGGKSNWAFKGRQRWRV; the protein is encoded by the exons ATGCCAGGATTTTCAGACAGAGATCGTGGTAGAGACAGAGG GTATGGCAGCGGTCCCCCACGGTTTGGCGGTGGCGGTGGAGGCGGCCGGGGAGGCGGGGGTGGAAAATTTGGTAATCCTGGAGAAAGGCTGCGTAAGAAGCACTGGAACCTCGACGAACTACCCAAGTTCGAAAAGAACTTTTACCAACCGCACCCCGATGTCACTCGGAGATCCCCG CAAGAGGTGGAACAGTACAGAAGAACCAAGACTGTCACAGTGAAGGGCAGAGAGTGCCCCAACCCCATCATGAAGTTCCATGAGGCTAGCTTTCCAT CCTACGTGATGGATGTGATCAACAAGCTGAGCTGGACTGAGCCAACCCCCATCCAGGCTCAGGGCTGGCCGCTGGCCCTCAGTGGGAAGGACATGGTGGGCATCGCCCAGACCGGCTCTGGGAAGACCCTCTCT TACCTGCTGCCAGCCATTGTGCACATCAACCACCAGCCCTTCCTGGAGCGTGGAGACGGACCCATC TGCCTGGTGCTTGCCCCCACCAGAGAACTGGCTCAACAGGTCCAGCAGGTGGCAGCAGAGTATGGCCGAGCATCCCGCCTCAAGTCAACATGCATCTATGGAGGGGCGCCCAAGGGACCCCAGATCCGTGAcctggagagag GTGTGGAGATCTGTATCGCTACCCCCGGCAGGCTCATCGACTTCCTGGAGTCTGGGAAGACCAACCTGCGCAGGTGCACATACCTGGTGCTGGACGAGGCCGACAGGATGCTGGACATGGGCTTCGAGCCGCAGATACGGAAGATTGTAGACCAGATCCGT cctgacCGTCAGACCCTCATGTGGAGCGCCACCTGGCCCAAGGAGGTGCGCCAGCTGGCGGAAGACTTCCTGAAGGAGTATGTCCAGATCAACGTGGGTGCTCTGCAACTCAGCGCCAACCACAACATCCTGCAGATTGTAGATGTCTGCAACGACGGCGAGAAGGAGGACAA ACTGCTGCGTCTCCTGGAGGAGATCATGAGCGAGAAGGAGAACAAGACCATCATCTTCGTGGAGACGAAGCGCAGGTGTGATGAGATCaccaggaggatgaggagggatgg TTGGCCAGCAATGGGTATCCATGGTGACAAGagccagcaggagagagactgggtgtTGAATG AGTTCAAGTACGGCAAAGCCCCCATCCTCATCGCCACTGATGTGGCCTCCAGGGGTCTAG ATGTGGAGGACGTGAAGTTTGTCATCAACTACGACTACCCCAACAACTCAGAGGACTATATTCACCGTATCGGCCGGACGGCTCGCAGCCAGAAGACGGGCACTGCCTACACCTTCTTCACGCCCAACAACATGCGCCAGGCAGGGGACCTGGTGGCCGTGCTCCGCGAGGCCAACCAGGCCATCAACCCCAAGCTGCTCCAGATGGCCGAAGACAGAGGAGGTAAATCTAATTG GGCGTTCAAGGGGAGGCAGAGGTGGCGGGTTTAG